A DNA window from Drosophila pseudoobscura strain MV-25-SWS-2005 chromosome 2, UCI_Dpse_MV25, whole genome shotgun sequence contains the following coding sequences:
- the CtBP gene encoding C-terminal-binding protein isoform X2, with product MDKNLMMPKRSRIDVKGTFANGPLQARPLVALLDGRDCSIEMPILKDVATVAFCDAQSTSEIHEKVLNEAVGALMWHTIILTKEDLEKFKALRIIVRIGSGTDNIDVKAAGELGIAVCNVPGYGVEEVADTTMCLILNLYRRTYWLANMVREGKKFTGPEQVREAAHGCARIRGDTLGLVGLGRIGSAVALRAKAFGFNVIFYDPYLPDGIDKSLGLTRVYTLQDLLFQSDCVSLHCTLNEHNHHLINEFTIKQMRPGAFLVNTARGGLVDDETLALALKQGRIRAAALDVHENEPYNGALKDAPNLICTPHAAFFSDASATELREMAATEIRRAIVGNIPDVLRNCVNKEYFMRTPPTAAAGGVAAAVYPEGLNGGYYTGALHHRAHSTTPHDGPHSTTNLGSSSSGSSAMAQPPPPNSIAAAAAALLPSPVPPTAVPTVPHLSPQVGGLPLGIVSSQSPLSAPDPSNHVLSSIKAEVKAESTETP from the exons ATGGACAAGAATCTGATGATGCCGAAGCGCTCGCGCATTGACGTTAAAGGCACCTTCGCCAACGGGCCACTGCAGGCGCGTCCGCTGGTGGCCCTGCTGGACGGCCGGGACTGTTCGATCGAGATGCCCATACTGAAGGATGTGGCCACGGTTGCCTTCTGCGATGCACAAAGCACCTCCGAAATACACGAGAAG GTACTCAACGAGGCAGTCGGGGCACTGATGTGGCACACCATCATCTTGACAAAGGAGGATCTTGAGAAGTTCAAAGCTTTACGCATCATCGTGCGCATCGGCAGCGGCACAGACAACATCGATGTGAAGGCAGCGGGCGAACTGGGCATCGCCGTGTGCAACGTTCCCGGCTACGGTGTCGAGGAGGTGGCCGACACAACGATGTGCCTGATCCTGAACCTATACCGGCGCACATACTGGCTGGCGAATATGGTGCGCGAAGGCAAAAAGTTCACGGGCCCCGAGCAAGTGCGGGAGGCAGCGCAT GGCTGTGCCCGCATACGCGGTGATACCTTAGGCCTAGTCGGACTGGGTCGCATTGGCAGCGCCGTGGCCTTGAGAGCAAAAGCATTTGGCTTCAatgtcatcttctacgatccCTACCTACCCGACGGCATTGATAAGTCACTGGGCCTCACACGCGTCTACACGCTGCAGGATCTGCTATTCCAGTCCGACTGCGTCTCACTGCATTGCACGCTCAACGAGCACAATCATCATTTAATCAATGAATTCACAATTAAACAG ATGCGACCTGGTGCATTTCTGGTGAACACCGCCCGCGGCGGTCTGGTCGATGACGAGACATTGGCGTTGGCGCTGAAACAGGGCCGGATAAGAGCTGCCGCATTGGATGTGCACGAAAACGAACCTTACAAT GGCGCCCTCAAGGATGCCCCCAATCTGATTTGCACACCGCACGCCGCCTTCTTCAGCGACGCGTCCGCCACGGAGCTGCGCGAAATGGCAGCCACTGAGATCCGGCGAGCAATCGTCGGCAATATTCCAGACGTGCTGAGGAATTGTGTCAACAAGGAGTACTTCATGCGCACGCCGCCCACCGCTGCGGCCGGTGGCGTTGCGGCGGCTGTTTATCCCGAAG GATTAAATGGCGGCTATTATACAGGCGCACTGCATCATCGGGCACACAGCACCACACCGCACGATGGTCCCCACAGTACAACAAAccttggcagcagcagcagcggcagctctgCTATGGCTCAGCCTCCGCCGCCCAACTCCATAGCCGCTGCGGCGGCCGCACTCCTGCCGTCGCCGGTGCCGCCCACCGCAGTGCCCACGGTGCCGCACTTGTCGCCGCAAGTTGGTGGACTGCCGCTCGGAATTGTGAGTAGCCAATCG
- the CtBP gene encoding C-terminal-binding protein isoform X8, with the protein MDKNLMMPKRSRIDVKGTFANGPLQARPLVALLDGRDCSIEMPILKDVATVAFCDAQSTSEIHEKVLNEAVGALMWHTIILTKEDLEKFKALRIIVRIGSGTDNIDVKAAGELGIAVCNVPGYGVEEVADTTMCLILNLYRRTYWLANMVREGKKFTGPEQVREAAHGCARIRGDTLGLVGLGRIGSAVALRAKAFGFNVIFYDPYLPDGIDKSLGLTRVYTLQDLLFQSDCVSLHCTLNEHNHHLINEFTIKQMRPGAFLVNTARGGLVDDETLALALKQGRIRAAALDVHENEPYNVFQGALKDAPNLICTPHAAFFSDASATELREMAATEIRRAIVGNIPDVLRNCVNKEYFMRTPPTAAAGGVAAAVYPEGDNTAR; encoded by the exons ATGGACAAGAATCTGATGATGCCGAAGCGCTCGCGCATTGACGTTAAAGGCACCTTCGCCAACGGGCCACTGCAGGCGCGTCCGCTGGTGGCCCTGCTGGACGGCCGGGACTGTTCGATCGAGATGCCCATACTGAAGGATGTGGCCACGGTTGCCTTCTGCGATGCACAAAGCACCTCCGAAATACACGAGAAG GTACTCAACGAGGCAGTCGGGGCACTGATGTGGCACACCATCATCTTGACAAAGGAGGATCTTGAGAAGTTCAAAGCTTTACGCATCATCGTGCGCATCGGCAGCGGCACAGACAACATCGATGTGAAGGCAGCGGGCGAACTGGGCATCGCCGTGTGCAACGTTCCCGGCTACGGTGTCGAGGAGGTGGCCGACACAACGATGTGCCTGATCCTGAACCTATACCGGCGCACATACTGGCTGGCGAATATGGTGCGCGAAGGCAAAAAGTTCACGGGCCCCGAGCAAGTGCGGGAGGCAGCGCAT GGCTGTGCCCGCATACGCGGTGATACCTTAGGCCTAGTCGGACTGGGTCGCATTGGCAGCGCCGTGGCCTTGAGAGCAAAAGCATTTGGCTTCAatgtcatcttctacgatccCTACCTACCCGACGGCATTGATAAGTCACTGGGCCTCACACGCGTCTACACGCTGCAGGATCTGCTATTCCAGTCCGACTGCGTCTCACTGCATTGCACGCTCAACGAGCACAATCATCATTTAATCAATGAATTCACAATTAAACAG ATGCGACCTGGTGCATTTCTGGTGAACACCGCCCGCGGCGGTCTGGTCGATGACGAGACATTGGCGTTGGCGCTGAAACAGGGCCGGATAAGAGCTGCCGCATTGGATGTGCACGAAAACGAACCTTACAATGTATTTCAA GGCGCCCTCAAGGATGCCCCCAATCTGATTTGCACACCGCACGCCGCCTTCTTCAGCGACGCGTCCGCCACGGAGCTGCGCGAAATGGCAGCCACTGAGATCCGGCGAGCAATCGTCGGCAATATTCCAGACGTGCTGAGGAATTGTGTCAACAAGGAGTACTTCATGCGCACGCCGCCCACCGCTGCGGCCGGTGGCGTTGCGGCGGCTGTTTATCCCGAAG gaGACAACACGGCGCGTTAG
- the CtBP gene encoding C-terminal-binding protein isoform X4 — translation MDKNLMMPKRSRIDVKGTFANGPLQARPLVALLDGRDCSIEMPILKDVATVAFCDAQSTSEIHEKVLNEAVGALMWHTIILTKEDLEKFKALRIIVRIGSGTDNIDVKAAGELGIAVCNVPGYGVEEVADTTMCLILNLYRRTYWLANMVREGKKFTGPEQVREAAHGCARIRGDTLGLVGLGRIGSAVALRAKAFGFNVIFYDPYLPDGIDKSLGLTRVYTLQDLLFQSDCVSLHCTLNEHNHHLINEFTIKQMRPGAFLVNTARGGLVDDETLALALKQGRIRAAALDVHENEPYNGALKDAPNLICTPHAAFFSDASATELREMAATEIRRAIVGNIPDVLRNCVNKEYFMRTPPTAAAGGVAAAVYPEGLNGGYYTGALHHRAHSTTPHDGPHSTTNLGSSSSGSSAMAQPPPPNSIAAAAAALLPSPVPPTAVPTVPHLSPQVGGLPLGIPLSAPDPSNHVLSSIKAEVKAESTETP, via the exons ATGGACAAGAATCTGATGATGCCGAAGCGCTCGCGCATTGACGTTAAAGGCACCTTCGCCAACGGGCCACTGCAGGCGCGTCCGCTGGTGGCCCTGCTGGACGGCCGGGACTGTTCGATCGAGATGCCCATACTGAAGGATGTGGCCACGGTTGCCTTCTGCGATGCACAAAGCACCTCCGAAATACACGAGAAG GTACTCAACGAGGCAGTCGGGGCACTGATGTGGCACACCATCATCTTGACAAAGGAGGATCTTGAGAAGTTCAAAGCTTTACGCATCATCGTGCGCATCGGCAGCGGCACAGACAACATCGATGTGAAGGCAGCGGGCGAACTGGGCATCGCCGTGTGCAACGTTCCCGGCTACGGTGTCGAGGAGGTGGCCGACACAACGATGTGCCTGATCCTGAACCTATACCGGCGCACATACTGGCTGGCGAATATGGTGCGCGAAGGCAAAAAGTTCACGGGCCCCGAGCAAGTGCGGGAGGCAGCGCAT GGCTGTGCCCGCATACGCGGTGATACCTTAGGCCTAGTCGGACTGGGTCGCATTGGCAGCGCCGTGGCCTTGAGAGCAAAAGCATTTGGCTTCAatgtcatcttctacgatccCTACCTACCCGACGGCATTGATAAGTCACTGGGCCTCACACGCGTCTACACGCTGCAGGATCTGCTATTCCAGTCCGACTGCGTCTCACTGCATTGCACGCTCAACGAGCACAATCATCATTTAATCAATGAATTCACAATTAAACAG ATGCGACCTGGTGCATTTCTGGTGAACACCGCCCGCGGCGGTCTGGTCGATGACGAGACATTGGCGTTGGCGCTGAAACAGGGCCGGATAAGAGCTGCCGCATTGGATGTGCACGAAAACGAACCTTACAAT GGCGCCCTCAAGGATGCCCCCAATCTGATTTGCACACCGCACGCCGCCTTCTTCAGCGACGCGTCCGCCACGGAGCTGCGCGAAATGGCAGCCACTGAGATCCGGCGAGCAATCGTCGGCAATATTCCAGACGTGCTGAGGAATTGTGTCAACAAGGAGTACTTCATGCGCACGCCGCCCACCGCTGCGGCCGGTGGCGTTGCGGCGGCTGTTTATCCCGAAG GATTAAATGGCGGCTATTATACAGGCGCACTGCATCATCGGGCACACAGCACCACACCGCACGATGGTCCCCACAGTACAACAAAccttggcagcagcagcagcggcagctctgCTATGGCTCAGCCTCCGCCGCCCAACTCCATAGCCGCTGCGGCGGCCGCACTCCTGCCGTCGCCGGTGCCGCCCACCGCAGTGCCCACGGTGCCGCACTTGTCGCCGCAAGTTGGTGGACTGCCGCTCGGAATT
- the CtBP gene encoding C-terminal-binding protein isoform X6: protein MDKNLMMPKRSRIDVKGTFANGPLQARPLVALLDGRDCSIEMPILKDVATVAFCDAQSTSEIHEKVLNEAVGALMWHTIILTKEDLEKFKALRIIVRIGSGTDNIDVKAAGELGIAVCNVPGYGVEEVADTTMCLILNLYRRTYWLANMVREGKKFTGPEQVREAAHGCARIRGDTLGLVGLGRIGSAVALRAKAFGFNVIFYDPYLPDGIDKSLGLTRVYTLQDLLFQSDCVSLHCTLNEHNHHLINEFTIKQMRPGAFLVNTARGGLVDDETLALALKQGRIRAAALDVHENEPYNGALKDAPNLICTPHAAFFSDASATELREMAATEIRRAIVGNIPDVLRNCVNKEYFMRTPPTAAAGGVAAAVYPEGALHHRAHSTTPHDGPHSTTNLGSSSSGSSAMAQPPPPNSIAAAAAALLPSPVPPTAVPTVPHLSPQVGGLPLGIVSSQSPLSAPDPSNHVLSSIKAEVKAESTETP, encoded by the exons ATGGACAAGAATCTGATGATGCCGAAGCGCTCGCGCATTGACGTTAAAGGCACCTTCGCCAACGGGCCACTGCAGGCGCGTCCGCTGGTGGCCCTGCTGGACGGCCGGGACTGTTCGATCGAGATGCCCATACTGAAGGATGTGGCCACGGTTGCCTTCTGCGATGCACAAAGCACCTCCGAAATACACGAGAAG GTACTCAACGAGGCAGTCGGGGCACTGATGTGGCACACCATCATCTTGACAAAGGAGGATCTTGAGAAGTTCAAAGCTTTACGCATCATCGTGCGCATCGGCAGCGGCACAGACAACATCGATGTGAAGGCAGCGGGCGAACTGGGCATCGCCGTGTGCAACGTTCCCGGCTACGGTGTCGAGGAGGTGGCCGACACAACGATGTGCCTGATCCTGAACCTATACCGGCGCACATACTGGCTGGCGAATATGGTGCGCGAAGGCAAAAAGTTCACGGGCCCCGAGCAAGTGCGGGAGGCAGCGCAT GGCTGTGCCCGCATACGCGGTGATACCTTAGGCCTAGTCGGACTGGGTCGCATTGGCAGCGCCGTGGCCTTGAGAGCAAAAGCATTTGGCTTCAatgtcatcttctacgatccCTACCTACCCGACGGCATTGATAAGTCACTGGGCCTCACACGCGTCTACACGCTGCAGGATCTGCTATTCCAGTCCGACTGCGTCTCACTGCATTGCACGCTCAACGAGCACAATCATCATTTAATCAATGAATTCACAATTAAACAG ATGCGACCTGGTGCATTTCTGGTGAACACCGCCCGCGGCGGTCTGGTCGATGACGAGACATTGGCGTTGGCGCTGAAACAGGGCCGGATAAGAGCTGCCGCATTGGATGTGCACGAAAACGAACCTTACAAT GGCGCCCTCAAGGATGCCCCCAATCTGATTTGCACACCGCACGCCGCCTTCTTCAGCGACGCGTCCGCCACGGAGCTGCGCGAAATGGCAGCCACTGAGATCCGGCGAGCAATCGTCGGCAATATTCCAGACGTGCTGAGGAATTGTGTCAACAAGGAGTACTTCATGCGCACGCCGCCCACCGCTGCGGCCGGTGGCGTTGCGGCGGCTGTTTATCCCGAAG GCGCACTGCATCATCGGGCACACAGCACCACACCGCACGATGGTCCCCACAGTACAACAAAccttggcagcagcagcagcggcagctctgCTATGGCTCAGCCTCCGCCGCCCAACTCCATAGCCGCTGCGGCGGCCGCACTCCTGCCGTCGCCGGTGCCGCCCACCGCAGTGCCCACGGTGCCGCACTTGTCGCCGCAAGTTGGTGGACTGCCGCTCGGAATTGTGAGTAGCCAATCG
- the CtBP gene encoding C-terminal-binding protein isoform X3 has translation MDKNLMMPKRSRIDVKGTFANGPLQARPLVALLDGRDCSIEMPILKDVATVAFCDAQSTSEIHEKVLNEAVGALMWHTIILTKEDLEKFKALRIIVRIGSGTDNIDVKAAGELGIAVCNVPGYGVEEVADTTMCLILNLYRRTYWLANMVREGKKFTGPEQVREAAHGCARIRGDTLGLVGLGRIGSAVALRAKAFGFNVIFYDPYLPDGIDKSLGLTRVYTLQDLLFQSDCVSLHCTLNEHNHHLINEFTIKQMRPGAFLVNTARGGLVDDETLALALKQGRIRAAALDVHENEPYNVFQGALKDAPNLICTPHAAFFSDASATELREMAATEIRRAIVGNIPDVLRNCVNKEYFMRTPPTAAAGGVAAAVYPEGLNGGYYTGALHHRAHSTTPHDGPHSTTNLGSSSSGSSAMAQPPPPNSIAAAAAALLPSPVPPTAVPTVPHLSPQVGGLPLGIPLSAPDPSNHVLSSIKAEVKAESTETP, from the exons ATGGACAAGAATCTGATGATGCCGAAGCGCTCGCGCATTGACGTTAAAGGCACCTTCGCCAACGGGCCACTGCAGGCGCGTCCGCTGGTGGCCCTGCTGGACGGCCGGGACTGTTCGATCGAGATGCCCATACTGAAGGATGTGGCCACGGTTGCCTTCTGCGATGCACAAAGCACCTCCGAAATACACGAGAAG GTACTCAACGAGGCAGTCGGGGCACTGATGTGGCACACCATCATCTTGACAAAGGAGGATCTTGAGAAGTTCAAAGCTTTACGCATCATCGTGCGCATCGGCAGCGGCACAGACAACATCGATGTGAAGGCAGCGGGCGAACTGGGCATCGCCGTGTGCAACGTTCCCGGCTACGGTGTCGAGGAGGTGGCCGACACAACGATGTGCCTGATCCTGAACCTATACCGGCGCACATACTGGCTGGCGAATATGGTGCGCGAAGGCAAAAAGTTCACGGGCCCCGAGCAAGTGCGGGAGGCAGCGCAT GGCTGTGCCCGCATACGCGGTGATACCTTAGGCCTAGTCGGACTGGGTCGCATTGGCAGCGCCGTGGCCTTGAGAGCAAAAGCATTTGGCTTCAatgtcatcttctacgatccCTACCTACCCGACGGCATTGATAAGTCACTGGGCCTCACACGCGTCTACACGCTGCAGGATCTGCTATTCCAGTCCGACTGCGTCTCACTGCATTGCACGCTCAACGAGCACAATCATCATTTAATCAATGAATTCACAATTAAACAG ATGCGACCTGGTGCATTTCTGGTGAACACCGCCCGCGGCGGTCTGGTCGATGACGAGACATTGGCGTTGGCGCTGAAACAGGGCCGGATAAGAGCTGCCGCATTGGATGTGCACGAAAACGAACCTTACAATGTATTTCAA GGCGCCCTCAAGGATGCCCCCAATCTGATTTGCACACCGCACGCCGCCTTCTTCAGCGACGCGTCCGCCACGGAGCTGCGCGAAATGGCAGCCACTGAGATCCGGCGAGCAATCGTCGGCAATATTCCAGACGTGCTGAGGAATTGTGTCAACAAGGAGTACTTCATGCGCACGCCGCCCACCGCTGCGGCCGGTGGCGTTGCGGCGGCTGTTTATCCCGAAG GATTAAATGGCGGCTATTATACAGGCGCACTGCATCATCGGGCACACAGCACCACACCGCACGATGGTCCCCACAGTACAACAAAccttggcagcagcagcagcggcagctctgCTATGGCTCAGCCTCCGCCGCCCAACTCCATAGCCGCTGCGGCGGCCGCACTCCTGCCGTCGCCGGTGCCGCCCACCGCAGTGCCCACGGTGCCGCACTTGTCGCCGCAAGTTGGTGGACTGCCGCTCGGAATT
- the CtBP gene encoding C-terminal-binding protein isoform X1, with protein sequence MDKNLMMPKRSRIDVKGTFANGPLQARPLVALLDGRDCSIEMPILKDVATVAFCDAQSTSEIHEKVLNEAVGALMWHTIILTKEDLEKFKALRIIVRIGSGTDNIDVKAAGELGIAVCNVPGYGVEEVADTTMCLILNLYRRTYWLANMVREGKKFTGPEQVREAAHGCARIRGDTLGLVGLGRIGSAVALRAKAFGFNVIFYDPYLPDGIDKSLGLTRVYTLQDLLFQSDCVSLHCTLNEHNHHLINEFTIKQMRPGAFLVNTARGGLVDDETLALALKQGRIRAAALDVHENEPYNVFQGALKDAPNLICTPHAAFFSDASATELREMAATEIRRAIVGNIPDVLRNCVNKEYFMRTPPTAAAGGVAAAVYPEGLNGGYYTGALHHRAHSTTPHDGPHSTTNLGSSSSGSSAMAQPPPPNSIAAAAAALLPSPVPPTAVPTVPHLSPQVGGLPLGIVSSQSPLSAPDPSNHVLSSIKAEVKAESTETP encoded by the exons ATGGACAAGAATCTGATGATGCCGAAGCGCTCGCGCATTGACGTTAAAGGCACCTTCGCCAACGGGCCACTGCAGGCGCGTCCGCTGGTGGCCCTGCTGGACGGCCGGGACTGTTCGATCGAGATGCCCATACTGAAGGATGTGGCCACGGTTGCCTTCTGCGATGCACAAAGCACCTCCGAAATACACGAGAAG GTACTCAACGAGGCAGTCGGGGCACTGATGTGGCACACCATCATCTTGACAAAGGAGGATCTTGAGAAGTTCAAAGCTTTACGCATCATCGTGCGCATCGGCAGCGGCACAGACAACATCGATGTGAAGGCAGCGGGCGAACTGGGCATCGCCGTGTGCAACGTTCCCGGCTACGGTGTCGAGGAGGTGGCCGACACAACGATGTGCCTGATCCTGAACCTATACCGGCGCACATACTGGCTGGCGAATATGGTGCGCGAAGGCAAAAAGTTCACGGGCCCCGAGCAAGTGCGGGAGGCAGCGCAT GGCTGTGCCCGCATACGCGGTGATACCTTAGGCCTAGTCGGACTGGGTCGCATTGGCAGCGCCGTGGCCTTGAGAGCAAAAGCATTTGGCTTCAatgtcatcttctacgatccCTACCTACCCGACGGCATTGATAAGTCACTGGGCCTCACACGCGTCTACACGCTGCAGGATCTGCTATTCCAGTCCGACTGCGTCTCACTGCATTGCACGCTCAACGAGCACAATCATCATTTAATCAATGAATTCACAATTAAACAG ATGCGACCTGGTGCATTTCTGGTGAACACCGCCCGCGGCGGTCTGGTCGATGACGAGACATTGGCGTTGGCGCTGAAACAGGGCCGGATAAGAGCTGCCGCATTGGATGTGCACGAAAACGAACCTTACAATGTATTTCAA GGCGCCCTCAAGGATGCCCCCAATCTGATTTGCACACCGCACGCCGCCTTCTTCAGCGACGCGTCCGCCACGGAGCTGCGCGAAATGGCAGCCACTGAGATCCGGCGAGCAATCGTCGGCAATATTCCAGACGTGCTGAGGAATTGTGTCAACAAGGAGTACTTCATGCGCACGCCGCCCACCGCTGCGGCCGGTGGCGTTGCGGCGGCTGTTTATCCCGAAG GATTAAATGGCGGCTATTATACAGGCGCACTGCATCATCGGGCACACAGCACCACACCGCACGATGGTCCCCACAGTACAACAAAccttggcagcagcagcagcggcagctctgCTATGGCTCAGCCTCCGCCGCCCAACTCCATAGCCGCTGCGGCGGCCGCACTCCTGCCGTCGCCGGTGCCGCCCACCGCAGTGCCCACGGTGCCGCACTTGTCGCCGCAAGTTGGTGGACTGCCGCTCGGAATTGTGAGTAGCCAATCG
- the CtBP gene encoding C-terminal-binding protein isoform X10, whose amino-acid sequence MDKNLMMPKRSRIDVKGTFANGPLQARPLVALLDGRDCSIEMPILKDVATVAFCDAQSTSEIHEKVLNEAVGALMWHTIILTKEDLEKFKALRIIVRIGSGTDNIDVKAAGELGIAVCNVPGYGVEEVADTTMCLILNLYRRTYWLANMVREGKKFTGPEQVREAAHGCARIRGDTLGLVGLGRIGSAVALRAKAFGFNVIFYDPYLPDGIDKSLGLTRVYTLQDLLFQSDCVSLHCTLNEHNHHLINEFTIKQMRPGAFLVNTARGGLVDDETLALALKQGRIRAAALDVHENEPYNGALKDAPNLICTPHAAFFSDASATELREMAATEIRRAIVGNIPDVLRNCVNKEYFMRTPPTAAAGGVAAAVYPEGDNTAR is encoded by the exons ATGGACAAGAATCTGATGATGCCGAAGCGCTCGCGCATTGACGTTAAAGGCACCTTCGCCAACGGGCCACTGCAGGCGCGTCCGCTGGTGGCCCTGCTGGACGGCCGGGACTGTTCGATCGAGATGCCCATACTGAAGGATGTGGCCACGGTTGCCTTCTGCGATGCACAAAGCACCTCCGAAATACACGAGAAG GTACTCAACGAGGCAGTCGGGGCACTGATGTGGCACACCATCATCTTGACAAAGGAGGATCTTGAGAAGTTCAAAGCTTTACGCATCATCGTGCGCATCGGCAGCGGCACAGACAACATCGATGTGAAGGCAGCGGGCGAACTGGGCATCGCCGTGTGCAACGTTCCCGGCTACGGTGTCGAGGAGGTGGCCGACACAACGATGTGCCTGATCCTGAACCTATACCGGCGCACATACTGGCTGGCGAATATGGTGCGCGAAGGCAAAAAGTTCACGGGCCCCGAGCAAGTGCGGGAGGCAGCGCAT GGCTGTGCCCGCATACGCGGTGATACCTTAGGCCTAGTCGGACTGGGTCGCATTGGCAGCGCCGTGGCCTTGAGAGCAAAAGCATTTGGCTTCAatgtcatcttctacgatccCTACCTACCCGACGGCATTGATAAGTCACTGGGCCTCACACGCGTCTACACGCTGCAGGATCTGCTATTCCAGTCCGACTGCGTCTCACTGCATTGCACGCTCAACGAGCACAATCATCATTTAATCAATGAATTCACAATTAAACAG ATGCGACCTGGTGCATTTCTGGTGAACACCGCCCGCGGCGGTCTGGTCGATGACGAGACATTGGCGTTGGCGCTGAAACAGGGCCGGATAAGAGCTGCCGCATTGGATGTGCACGAAAACGAACCTTACAAT GGCGCCCTCAAGGATGCCCCCAATCTGATTTGCACACCGCACGCCGCCTTCTTCAGCGACGCGTCCGCCACGGAGCTGCGCGAAATGGCAGCCACTGAGATCCGGCGAGCAATCGTCGGCAATATTCCAGACGTGCTGAGGAATTGTGTCAACAAGGAGTACTTCATGCGCACGCCGCCCACCGCTGCGGCCGGTGGCGTTGCGGCGGCTGTTTATCCCGAAG gaGACAACACGGCGCGTTAG
- the CtBP gene encoding C-terminal-binding protein isoform X5 — MDKNLMMPKRSRIDVKGTFANGPLQARPLVALLDGRDCSIEMPILKDVATVAFCDAQSTSEIHEKVLNEAVGALMWHTIILTKEDLEKFKALRIIVRIGSGTDNIDVKAAGELGIAVCNVPGYGVEEVADTTMCLILNLYRRTYWLANMVREGKKFTGPEQVREAAHGCARIRGDTLGLVGLGRIGSAVALRAKAFGFNVIFYDPYLPDGIDKSLGLTRVYTLQDLLFQSDCVSLHCTLNEHNHHLINEFTIKQMRPGAFLVNTARGGLVDDETLALALKQGRIRAAALDVHENEPYNVFQGALKDAPNLICTPHAAFFSDASATELREMAATEIRRAIVGNIPDVLRNCVNKEYFMRTPPTAAAGGVAAAVYPEGALHHRAHSTTPHDGPHSTTNLGSSSSGSSAMAQPPPPNSIAAAAAALLPSPVPPTAVPTVPHLSPQVGGLPLGIVSSQSPLSAPDPSNHVLSSIKAEVKAESTETP, encoded by the exons ATGGACAAGAATCTGATGATGCCGAAGCGCTCGCGCATTGACGTTAAAGGCACCTTCGCCAACGGGCCACTGCAGGCGCGTCCGCTGGTGGCCCTGCTGGACGGCCGGGACTGTTCGATCGAGATGCCCATACTGAAGGATGTGGCCACGGTTGCCTTCTGCGATGCACAAAGCACCTCCGAAATACACGAGAAG GTACTCAACGAGGCAGTCGGGGCACTGATGTGGCACACCATCATCTTGACAAAGGAGGATCTTGAGAAGTTCAAAGCTTTACGCATCATCGTGCGCATCGGCAGCGGCACAGACAACATCGATGTGAAGGCAGCGGGCGAACTGGGCATCGCCGTGTGCAACGTTCCCGGCTACGGTGTCGAGGAGGTGGCCGACACAACGATGTGCCTGATCCTGAACCTATACCGGCGCACATACTGGCTGGCGAATATGGTGCGCGAAGGCAAAAAGTTCACGGGCCCCGAGCAAGTGCGGGAGGCAGCGCAT GGCTGTGCCCGCATACGCGGTGATACCTTAGGCCTAGTCGGACTGGGTCGCATTGGCAGCGCCGTGGCCTTGAGAGCAAAAGCATTTGGCTTCAatgtcatcttctacgatccCTACCTACCCGACGGCATTGATAAGTCACTGGGCCTCACACGCGTCTACACGCTGCAGGATCTGCTATTCCAGTCCGACTGCGTCTCACTGCATTGCACGCTCAACGAGCACAATCATCATTTAATCAATGAATTCACAATTAAACAG ATGCGACCTGGTGCATTTCTGGTGAACACCGCCCGCGGCGGTCTGGTCGATGACGAGACATTGGCGTTGGCGCTGAAACAGGGCCGGATAAGAGCTGCCGCATTGGATGTGCACGAAAACGAACCTTACAATGTATTTCAA GGCGCCCTCAAGGATGCCCCCAATCTGATTTGCACACCGCACGCCGCCTTCTTCAGCGACGCGTCCGCCACGGAGCTGCGCGAAATGGCAGCCACTGAGATCCGGCGAGCAATCGTCGGCAATATTCCAGACGTGCTGAGGAATTGTGTCAACAAGGAGTACTTCATGCGCACGCCGCCCACCGCTGCGGCCGGTGGCGTTGCGGCGGCTGTTTATCCCGAAG GCGCACTGCATCATCGGGCACACAGCACCACACCGCACGATGGTCCCCACAGTACAACAAAccttggcagcagcagcagcggcagctctgCTATGGCTCAGCCTCCGCCGCCCAACTCCATAGCCGCTGCGGCGGCCGCACTCCTGCCGTCGCCGGTGCCGCCCACCGCAGTGCCCACGGTGCCGCACTTGTCGCCGCAAGTTGGTGGACTGCCGCTCGGAATTGTGAGTAGCCAATCG